One window of Verrucomicrobiota bacterium genomic DNA carries:
- a CDS encoding DUF47 family protein: MFSLQRLLGKEDKFFNLLEASAQEAQNAVQALIKLCKSPEHTASLDEFVQSRRKDKQITGQISEAVYTTFVTALEREDIEALSNALYKIPKTVEKFGERMLLSPQLVRGVDFSKQINLLEEATVTVLAMVKDLRKGANLEKIKSLNDKLQHLEGEADKAIMELLRALFNGQHDPVKVIVLKDLYELLEKVIDRCRDAGNVISHIVLKNS, encoded by the coding sequence ATGTTCTCATTGCAAAGACTTCTTGGAAAGGAAGACAAGTTTTTCAACCTTTTGGAGGCCAGCGCCCAGGAAGCGCAAAACGCTGTCCAGGCGTTGATCAAGTTATGCAAAAGCCCCGAACACACCGCCTCGCTGGATGAATTCGTGCAGTCGCGGCGCAAGGACAAACAGATCACCGGGCAGATCAGCGAGGCTGTGTACACGACCTTCGTCACCGCCCTGGAACGCGAAGACATCGAGGCGCTTTCCAACGCGCTCTATAAAATTCCAAAGACGGTGGAAAAGTTTGGGGAACGAATGCTGCTCTCGCCGCAACTGGTGCGCGGCGTGGATTTTTCCAAGCAGATCAACCTGCTTGAAGAAGCAACCGTCACGGTGCTCGCGATGGTGAAAGACCTGCGCAAGGGCGCCAATCTCGAAAAAATAAAATCGCTCAATGACAAGCTGCAACATCTGGAAGGCGAAGCGGACAAGGCCATCATGGAGTTGTTGCGTGCCCTCTTCAACGGCCAGCATGATCCGGTGAAGGTCATCGTGCTCAAAGACCTCTACGAACTGCTGGAAAAAGTCATCGACCGTTGCCGTGACGCGGGCAATGTCATTTCCCACATCGTGTTGAAGAATTCGTAA
- a CDS encoding 2-C-methyl-D-erythritol 2,4-cyclodiphosphate synthase, whose product MNHVGIGYDVHPLVAGRKLILGGVEIPHPKGLEGHSDADVLMHAVCDAILGALGELDIGHFFPNTDPRWRGASSKVFLQEAARQVTLRKGKIVNVDATIIAQQPKVYHHIQEMKVNISAALGIDASAVGIKATTNEHLGFIGREEGIAAMAVASVDLP is encoded by the coding sequence ATGAATCATGTGGGCATAGGGTACGACGTTCATCCGCTGGTTGCCGGACGCAAATTGATTTTGGGCGGCGTCGAGATCCCTCACCCCAAAGGTCTGGAGGGGCATTCGGACGCCGATGTGTTGATGCACGCGGTGTGCGATGCGATCCTCGGCGCGCTGGGCGAACTGGACATCGGGCACTTCTTCCCCAACACCGACCCGCGCTGGCGGGGCGCATCAAGCAAAGTCTTTTTGCAGGAGGCCGCGCGACAAGTGACGTTGCGCAAGGGGAAGATCGTCAATGTTGACGCCACGATTATTGCTCAACAGCCCAAGGTGTATCATCACATCCAGGAAATGAAGGTGAACATCTCCGCCGCACTGGGGATCGACGCCAGCGCAGTGGGCATCAAAGCCACCACCAACGAGCACCTGGGTTTCATCGGTCGCGAGGAAGGAATCGCCGCGATGGCCGTGGCCAGCGTGGATTTACCGTAA
- a CDS encoding inorganic phosphate transporter, translating into MTLIVTVILVALVFEYINGFHDTANSIATVVSTKVLTPRQAVVLAAVTNLVGAMWGTAVAKTISSGLVDSKMVTITSGIIICALLGAIVWNLLTWWFGLPSSSSHALIGGLCGAALAASHNNWSVIIWSQPNSEHWYLGKGLLWKVIAPMVTSPMAGLILGFSIMALLYLALHKMRPLSVNRFFGKAQIFSAGAMGFMHGTNDAQKTMGIIALVLLAGTKAGHLENLPGWLSFLHTPEPPPGKDMDIALWIKVTCALVMAAGTAVGGWRIIRTLGHKMVKLQPINGFAAEASSATVIFLATHLGIPVSTTHNISAAIMGVGAAKRFNAIKWTVVERMVWAWVWTIPVSGAIAYGLVRVLQASGLAE; encoded by the coding sequence ATGACGCTCATCGTGACCGTGATCCTGGTGGCCTTGGTCTTCGAATACATCAATGGCTTTCACGACACCGCCAATTCCATCGCCACCGTCGTTTCCACCAAGGTGTTGACCCCGCGCCAGGCCGTCGTGTTGGCCGCGGTCACCAATCTGGTCGGCGCGATGTGGGGCACCGCCGTCGCCAAAACAATATCCTCCGGCTTGGTGGACTCCAAAATGGTGACGATCACTTCCGGCATCATCATTTGCGCGCTGCTTGGAGCGATTGTCTGGAATCTGCTGACCTGGTGGTTTGGGTTGCCTTCGAGTTCGAGCCATGCGCTGATCGGCGGTTTGTGCGGCGCGGCGCTGGCGGCATCTCACAATAATTGGAGTGTGATCATCTGGTCACAGCCAAACAGTGAACACTGGTATCTGGGCAAGGGACTCTTGTGGAAAGTAATCGCGCCGATGGTCACCTCGCCGATGGCCGGGCTGATCCTGGGCTTCAGCATCATGGCGCTCCTCTATCTGGCCTTGCACAAAATGCGGCCGCTCTCGGTCAATCGGTTTTTTGGCAAGGCCCAAATCTTCAGCGCCGGCGCCATGGGCTTCATGCACGGCACCAACGACGCCCAAAAAACGATGGGCATCATCGCGCTGGTGTTGCTCGCCGGCACCAAGGCTGGACACCTCGAAAACCTGCCGGGATGGTTGTCATTTCTGCACACCCCCGAACCGCCTCCGGGCAAAGACATGGATATCGCGCTCTGGATCAAAGTCACCTGTGCGCTCGTGATGGCGGCGGGAACCGCGGTCGGCGGCTGGCGCATCATTCGGACGCTCGGCCACAAGATGGTGAAACTGCAACCGATCAATGGCTTTGCCGCCGAAGCCAGTTCTGCCACTGTCATTTTCCTCGCGACGCACCTCGGCATCCCGGTATCCACCACACATAATATTTCCGCCGCCATCATGGGCGTTGGCGCCGCCAAGCGTTTCAATGCCATCAAGTGGACGGTCGTCGAACGCATGGTCTGGGCGTGGGTCTGGACGATTCCCGTCAGCGGCGCCATCGCGTATGGACTGGTGCGCGTGCTTCAAGCCAGCGGCCTCGCGGAATGA
- a CDS encoding gamma-glutamyl-gamma-aminobutyrate hydrolase family protein, which produces MKSSPLILISPSTESKGAEFGDTSISLSETYLHAIMAADAVPVVLPCTTSRTVIAECVRRCDGVMLTGGDDLSPQLYTSRLTPALRKTTLPNDPERDLRELLLIDEVFRQRKPLLAICRGHQMLNVALGGTLVVDIRRQLPDAINHRRMDKRNEVVHEARLTDDSLLAKITGRRTLGVNSTHHQAVARVARPLRVTASSADGVVEGMELKPEAAGLLPFLMAVQFHPERLVTRHPEHQTIFSSFTLACDLNRKKSL; this is translated from the coding sequence ATGAAATCCTCTCCGCTGATTCTGATTTCACCCAGCACGGAATCCAAGGGCGCGGAATTCGGAGACACCTCGATCAGCCTGTCCGAAACATATTTGCACGCCATCATGGCGGCGGATGCCGTTCCGGTGGTGCTGCCTTGCACGACCTCGCGCACCGTCATCGCTGAATGTGTGAGGCGTTGCGACGGCGTCATGCTCACGGGCGGCGATGACCTCAGCCCGCAACTTTACACGAGCCGTTTGACCCCGGCGTTGCGCAAGACCACGTTGCCAAACGATCCGGAGCGCGACTTGCGGGAGTTGTTGTTGATTGACGAAGTGTTTCGCCAGCGCAAACCGCTGCTGGCGATTTGCCGGGGCCACCAGATGTTGAACGTGGCGCTGGGGGGGACACTCGTGGTGGACATCCGGCGGCAACTGCCCGACGCCATCAATCATCGCCGCATGGACAAACGAAATGAAGTAGTGCACGAAGCGCGATTGACAGATGATTCGTTGCTGGCCAAGATAACCGGCAGACGGACGTTGGGCGTCAATAGCACGCATCATCAGGCGGTTGCGCGGGTGGCCAGACCGCTGCGAGTGACGGCCAGCAGTGCCGATGGTGTGGTCGAGGGAATGGAACTGAAGCCGGAAGCGGCGGGCTTGTTGCCGTTCCTGATGGCCGTGCAATTTCATCCGGAACGCCTGGTGACGCGCCATCCGGAACATCAGACCATATTTTCCAGTTTCACCCTGGCCTGTGATTTGAATCGGAAAAAAAGCTTATGA
- a CDS encoding NAD(P)H-dependent oxidoreductase has translation MANAALKILAVIGSLHRDSVTRTVILHVAKQLQEDGCSVDVLDLEKEPLALYNPDTAHDTPHYAALQARVERADVILLGTPDYHGSISSAMKNFLDHFWHEFAGKLFATIVASHEKGLTVTDQLRTVARQCYAWSLPYGVSFVEGEDVKGGKPVSTALKKRLAMLVRDVRVYGALLAKQRRADLAGKEPGFLARHRE, from the coding sequence ATGGCCAATGCCGCTCTGAAAATTCTTGCCGTCATCGGCAGTCTGCATCGCGACTCGGTGACACGAACAGTCATCCTTCATGTCGCCAAACAACTTCAGGAGGACGGTTGTTCGGTGGACGTGCTCGATCTGGAAAAAGAACCGCTCGCTCTTTACAATCCTGACACGGCTCATGACACGCCGCACTACGCAGCGTTGCAGGCGCGCGTGGAACGTGCGGATGTCATTCTGCTGGGGACGCCCGATTACCACGGGAGCATCAGCAGCGCGATGAAGAATTTCCTCGACCATTTCTGGCATGAATTCGCCGGCAAACTCTTCGCCACCATTGTCGCTTCGCACGAAAAAGGTCTCACTGTCACCGATCAACTTCGCACCGTGGCGCGGCAGTGTTATGCCTGGTCATTGCCCTACGGTGTTTCCTTCGTGGAAGGCGAGGATGTCAAAGGTGGCAAACCAGTCAGCACCGCATTGAAAAAGCGTCTGGCCATGCTTGTCAGAGATGTGCGGGTGTACGGCGCGCTGCTGGCCAAACAACGCCGCGCCGATCTGGCCGGTAAAGAACCGGGCTTTCTGGCGCGGCATCGCGAGTGA
- a CDS encoding sigma-54-dependent Fis family transcriptional regulator — MKAKILVVDDAAEIRELLVFILEGANYQVSLAEDGAAVMKAFTQPQPDIVILDLNLPDANGLDLLPQIKKEWPETQVIVLTGNATYDAAVEATKRGAFHFLNKPFDRETLLVTAQRALEHKQLNEEAGALRKALSAMSGGGAPIFQSPAMKTVVRTVERVATADVSVLITGESGTGKEIISDLIHYMSSRSKGPLIKINCAALPRELIESELFGSVKGAFTGAHTDRDGLFRLAENGTLLLDELSEMPVDTQSKLLRVLQDQEVRPVGGKTSYKTNCRIIAATNRKVEDAIKEGKLREDLYYRISAISVHLPPLRERVEDIMPLANSFLKRFAAQANRNLSGFTPAAVDRLRAFDWPGNVRQLQNEVQRAVLLCEGNTVDAPDLSITTAKSGAGVTAGMVGATDTAAISDTSFTLLEGVERNAIVQMLKETGGNKLETAKRLGIGRQTLYNKIKAYGIDV; from the coding sequence ATGAAGGCGAAAATACTCGTGGTGGATGACGCGGCGGAAATCCGCGAACTCCTGGTTTTCATCCTGGAAGGCGCCAACTACCAGGTCTCCCTGGCCGAAGACGGCGCCGCCGTGATGAAGGCGTTCACGCAGCCCCAACCGGACATTGTCATCCTGGACCTGAATCTGCCGGATGCCAATGGATTGGATTTGCTTCCGCAAATCAAAAAGGAATGGCCGGAGACGCAGGTCATCGTTTTGACGGGCAATGCGACTTATGATGCGGCGGTCGAGGCAACCAAACGCGGCGCGTTTCATTTTCTGAACAAACCGTTCGACCGGGAGACGTTGTTGGTCACTGCCCAGCGCGCCCTCGAGCATAAACAACTGAACGAAGAAGCCGGCGCTTTGCGCAAAGCGCTTTCCGCCATGAGCGGCGGCGGGGCGCCCATTTTCCAGAGTCCGGCCATGAAGACGGTGGTGCGCACGGTGGAACGAGTGGCCACGGCGGACGTTTCTGTTTTGATCACCGGCGAAAGCGGCACCGGCAAGGAAATCATTTCCGACCTGATTCATTACATGAGTTCGCGCTCCAAGGGGCCATTGATCAAAATAAACTGCGCGGCGCTGCCCCGGGAACTCATCGAAAGCGAATTATTCGGTTCGGTCAAAGGCGCATTCACCGGCGCTCACACGGACCGCGACGGATTGTTCCGGCTGGCGGAAAACGGCACCTTGCTGCTGGATGAACTCTCGGAAATGCCGGTGGACACCCAAAGCAAATTGTTGCGTGTCTTGCAGGACCAGGAGGTCCGGCCGGTCGGCGGTAAAACCAGTTACAAAACCAACTGCCGCATCATCGCAGCCACGAACCGCAAGGTGGAAGACGCCATCAAGGAGGGCAAGTTGCGCGAGGATTTGTATTACCGCATCAGCGCCATCTCCGTGCATCTGCCGCCCCTGCGCGAGCGGGTCGAAGACATCATGCCCCTGGCCAATTCATTTTTGAAACGCTTCGCCGCGCAAGCCAATCGGAACCTCAGCGGGTTTACCCCGGCGGCGGTGGACCGGTTGCGCGCCTTCGACTGGCCGGGCAACGTGCGCCAGTTACAGAATGAAGTGCAGCGCGCCGTGTTGCTGTGCGAGGGCAACACCGTCGATGCGCCCGATTTGTCCATCACCACGGCAAAGAGCGGCGCGGGCGTGACCGCCGGGATGGTGGGCGCGACCGATACCGCTGCAATCAGCGACACGAGCTTCACGTTGCTGGAAGGTGTCGAGCGCAACGCCATCGTCCAGATGCTCAAGGAGACCGGCGGCAACAAACTCGAAACCGCCAAACGCCTCGGCATCGGCCGCCAGACCCTCTACAACAAGATCAAGGCCTACGGGATCGACGTGTAG